agaccaccatccccttggactactccgatctgctgaacaaactgtgcattgttctgcctcctgcagacacacttgctagattgcgactccccgtcaatacagcccccactgcacccctcaaggtctagcaacatgctgaactcgttgcacacttcagcctcctacggacgtatccttcacatgccgaagagaaagtttcaatgctccatggcgccgagtctcgatcgccttgggatggccacgaacattccatcgtccgcatacaagcccatgcatgagtaccaaattcttcaagttagcaattcccctcacctatgTGAgcattgcataactcttttggtcgttgagcaactcattccaccttgcatggtctcattcttgccaagcgcctcgcttgtgctagtcataagtgcccagcaagccaatcacgtgagtgatggcacgtgtgacttgatacagaatctttttgcttattatattttggcgtatatcactttataactattgcataaatgcatatgtattgtgatgtccttggatttgtgcaatgggaatcggatcgtgatgagatcacgataatgagatcgattcacctttaaacacatatcctaaataatcccggtcataggttactcgagagggacatcgtgataaccggatagactgatgtgctatatacccgtccatatgatggatgcagctggtctcatagctgctcgtgtagggacactagggatacagtacaggtgctcattggagaatgagttcactgattgatccgcttacggaatgctggatggttgatgatgccttattgtcagacaacgattccgtagtcctagtggtgtatctggttcttagacttgagacaccaaggatgtcctgtatgagtgctccactctttgataccagacttataggtttggctgttcccagatctagtacaactggtcattgggagtggtagtcgaccttacgagggctattgagtgtcgatagaggatcatccactctcggtatcatgagaggaatatcccatgtgttcttgctcagacaaatccctggccagggtcattcgggttgagagagaaagagttctccgggagaatccgattagagcgagactcgagtagaaaccgtatgggtctgacagcaccatgctcgatatacggtctctgggatattagatggatgagggactataggtacatggtaactgaggacagacaggtccaatggattggattcccctgtatcgtctggggactacggcgtagtggcctagtacttccgtagtcgatgagtcgagtgaattattacagagataataattcactgagttagaaggagttctgacaggtatgactcacggccagctcgatattgggcctagagggtcacacacatatggtaggcattgcgatgagtagaggttcggatatgagatatccgacggagcccttgtcttattggatgcagatccaatacccactagggaaaggactcattagggttttgacacgggatctctataaataggagggattcacagcctcataggctagagtctttgcttgcccttcctattctcctctccctctccacctcagagtaggtctggagttttgaggagcgtcgtcgcaaccctgctgtgtggatcaccgctagagaggaggacgcttgacctccttcaccctctcctaaggatctgcaaggaaacagggatatacgatctccctaggtaacacaatctctatacgcagttttgtgtttttgcggattttgcgcaccaatcttcgcacgacgatgaacatctttttgggaatcggggagttttgttttcttgttcttccgctgcgcatatgatgtcgccccccccctatgatttcccaacagtggtatcagagccaggttgttcgtgcgaatgattggtttttgaactgcgtgtgttgtgtttaggaagaatattgacgtcaaaatcgttgacgcaaaagcaaggaagggcagcaacagttgctgccctcgatctgcatgcctgcagccagccgcagccgcagccaggcagcacagcgccggcgcatgcgcaagcgctgtgcctgcagcagccgacgcatgcgcaagcgctgtgcctgcagcagccggccggcggtctgcttgcagcaggcttgcggccggcggggctgggagcccgctcggtagaagcgcctgcggccactgagcccgcgggcagaggcgccgcggggcagcagcgcgggctgaggcaccgcagggcagcggcgcctgtggccgctgctcccacgggcaaaaaccccgcaggggcggccgccagcgagacagcaccacctgcgggcgctgactcgcgggcagaaccgcccgcgaaggcggcggcgcccgcgggggcgcccacctgcagcggcagcgaccccagcgggcgtgccacctacaggcgagggcagtgccctcgccctcgccgcacagggcgccgccagcagggtggcggcggcggcggcgcagcagcgaaaaggggaaagggtattagggttttctgtgcaaaagatagttttgcccctcggaatttgagaaattccagtttctgtcttttgtccaaattacgaaaatacccttaggaattgagaaattccctatatatccctgatttcagaaaatattaattaattaaaaggtttagttgattattatttttattattatctagtagtcctacatgatgatgattatttatacatgtgatgtatgatgagtggacggatgatcatggaccgtgtgatgtgtgtacttgtgattattattattgaggtctacgaacctccattatatttctcgtttattgtctggcctgcgtgcctatgattaagttgtaatcacatgaggaggcgcagcgggagcgtggaagccatagcgggacccacgagatggacgatcgtgatgcatgaagatgcatcaagatgtcgacggaaccaacgaggacgagatggacgatcacaaggcatggagatgcaccgttgcacacatagatcttgatgtgagtgattaggcctactggctcgggcctaatcatattaggttgtggtccatgatcatctggtgtgattgcttatacacatactagatatgtatatatatttgcatgcgatgtagatatatattaaatatgtatatgtgtgacatgtcatattaggagaccaaatcatagaaacatctctcgataatattaagtcggtaaacgtgaggcaattagattgacccacgtggccttccatcgttatgagtaggaaccgaatcccggtgtaggttgagttggtcgagtccctcgagactcacctatatcgcgattcgctatcttgcttacgacatagagatgtcaccggtgacctgagggcatgatatgcttggtcgagtccctcgagggtatatcatcaaatcagactcatcttgtaacgaaggtgttgacttaaccgagcatcatggttggtcgagtccctcgaggccatggtgattcggaggccgaacaggacgggaatcacaaggagttgtgatcggcaagagttgtctaccttttaggcttagtgtgattggtcgagtccctcgaggttacactaagacgctgattggatcctgatccccactagaagtctgccggagacttccgtttcacgtgctgagggtgtcgcgtgactcgttagtaaaatagtgggagcatattaagatagaagtccatatcttgatagtttatttcttgcaaaatctgcatgttattcatttttgctacatctttattttcagaaaatgtcgctttcaaatcccttacgtggcatacttgatgtcaaccgcctcactggtccaaattatacggattggctccgtaacttgagaattgttctcacagcggagaaaatcgtgtacgtccttgatacagtgatgcctacgcccgaagaaggggcaagcgaggatgagatcgctcgctacgtgaagtacattgatgactccactcttgctcagtgctatatgttgggctctatgactccagagttacagagacaacatgaaaagatggatgccagatccattctcctacatgtccgtaaattgtttgaggaacagggaaggactcaacgatatgagatatccaagagccttttccgcgctaggatgactgaggggacaccggttcagaaccatgtcctaaagatgattgagtggatagagaaactcacaggtctaggaatggtcctagaggataacttgtgtgtggacattgtgcttcagtccctaccagattccttttcacagttcataatgaactttaatatgaacaagcttgaggtgactctcccagagctcctcaatatgttgagggaggcagagagtactattaagaaagagaagccagttctctacactggtgagactagaaagaaaaggaaaacagaaaggtcccttaagaagggaaagggcaagggcaaacaaggtaaagcaaaggttgctaagaaagacccaacaaaggacaaaggccagtgcttccactgtggtaaagatgggcactggaagagaaactgcaaagagtaccttgcagaaagggcgaaacaaaagcttgatgaagcttcaggtacattcatgatcagtctccatttgtcagactcttatgataacacatgggtattagataccggtagtgcttatcatatatgtaattcgttgtaggttctggcaaggcctaggagactagagagaggcgagatggacctcaagatgggtaatggagcaaaagttgctgtattagctgttggcgaggtcgccctacatctgcctagtggagcttttattgcattagatgcatgttattttgttccttctattatcaaaaacattatctccatttcatgtttaacagttagtggatataaatttgtttttgagaacaatggttgttcgatattattagatgataagatcatcacgaaaggaacattgcataatggtttatttatgttagacaccactccacatatcatgaatataaatgtgtccaaaaggaaacgagatgagttgaacagtgcatacctgtggcattgtaggctaggtcacatccatgaaagaaggattcaaaagttgctaaatgatggatatctagatccattcgactatgtgtcatatgcaacttgtgagccttgcattcgtggaaaactgaccaactctccatttagtggaactggagagagagcaactgagttgttggaactcatacatagtgatgtatgtggacccatgtcaactcatgccattggaggttactcctacttcattacatttactgatgatttctcaaggtatggatatgtgtacttaatgaagtacaagtccgaggcctttgagaaattcagagagtataagaatgaggtggagaaccagactggaaagagtatcaaaactcttcgatcagatcgaggaggtgagtacttaagtacagagtttactcacttcctcaaggaccatgggatattatcccaatggacacctccttatacacctcagctcaatggtgtctctgaaaggagaaatcgtacattattagatatggtacggtccatgatgagtttcgctgacctacccatctcattctggggatatgccctagaaaccgcagcttaccttctgaacagagttccaactaagtcggtggtgtctacaccatatgagatatggaaagggaagaagcctgatcttaaagtagttaagatttggggctgctctgcccatgttaaaagacacaaccccgataagttagaatcaaggacagggcgatgtaaatttgtgggataccccaaggaaacttgtgggtattacttctatcatctcgaggaccaaaaggtctttgtagctaagagagcagtgttccttgagaaggaacacattcttgacggagacagtgggagaatgatagaattgagcgaggttggagaaccaagctcaagcaccactctacagcccgagtctgttcaggtatctaatacacaagtttcaactttacgcaggtctgatagagtatcccatcctcctgagagatatgtgggacatattagagcagaggatgtagaggatattgatcctcagacctacgaggaggctattatgagtatagactccgggaagtggaaagaagccatgaattctgagatggattctatgtactccaataaggtttggaacctagttgatgcacccgaaggtattgtacccatcggttgcaagtggatctttaagaaaaagatcggagtagatggaaaggtagagacctataaagcaaggctagtggctaaggggtatcgtcaaaggcaaggtgttgactacgacgaaactttctcacccgtagcaatgctaaaatccatcagaattctattggctattgcagcacactatgattatgagatctggcagatggatgtgaaaaccgcattcctcaacgggaacctggaggaggaggtgtatatgatgcaacctgagggattcgtgtccaagaactgcccagataaggtgtgtaggttgcttagatccatttatggactaaagcaagcttcccgaagttggaacataagatttgatgaggcaatcagatcttatgacttcgttaagaacaaagatgagccttgtgtatacagaaaggtaagtgggagcgctattagctttttggtgttatatgtggatgacatcctcatcattgggaatgacataggaatgctatccacaataaaggcttggttatctagacacttctccatgaaggacttaggagaagcatcttatatcttggggattagaatctatagagatagatccaaaaggatgcttggcttgtcccagtccaggtacatagaaactattgtcaaaaggtttggcatggaaaattccaaaagaggtctcataccgatgagacatgggatatcgctttctacgagtatgtccccaaagactccagaagaaagggcgaacatggatatgataccttatgcctcagcaatagggtctatcatgtatgccatgctatgtactaggcctgatatagcgcatgctctgagtgtcacgagcaggtatcaggcggatccaggcttggagcactggaaagcagtaaagtgtatccttaagtacttgagaaggactaaggatcttttactagtatatggaggtaatagccttaaggttgaaggctacactgactcaagttttcagtctgatgtcgatgatagcaagtcgaattcagggtatgtgtacaccttgaatggaggagcagtgtgctggaagagttccaagcaagataccactgctgactcgaccacagaggcggagtacattgctgcatcaaatgcagcaaaggagggagtctggttgaagaagttcatcacagatttgggagtcgtgccggatagtgaggagccgatttccctatattgcgacaacaacggggcaattgctcaagcgaaggaacctaggtctcatcagaaatctaagcatgttctgaggaggttccaccttatcagagagatcgtgacccgaggagatgtagcagtggaaagagttccatccgaagataacattgcagatccactaacaaagccattgtctcagattgtctttgagcgtcacaggggtctgatggggatcagacacataggtgattggctttaggtcaagtgggagagtgctagtcataagtgcccagcaagccaatcacgtgagtgatggcacgtgtgacttgatacagaatctttttgcttattatattttggcgtatatcactttataactattgcataaatgcatatgtattgtgatgtccttggatttgtgcaatgagaatcggatcgtgatgagatcacgataatgagatcgattcacctttaaacacatatcctaaataatcccggtcataggttactcgagagggacatcgtgataaccggatagactggtgtgctatatacccgtccatatgatggatgcagctggtctcatagctgctcgtgtagggacactagggatacagtacaggtgctcattggagaatgagttcactgattgatccgcttacggaatgctggatggttgatgatgccttattgtcagacaacgattccgtagtcctagtggtgtatctggttcttagacttgagacaccaaggatgtcctgtatgagtgctccactctttgataccagacttataggtttggctgttcccagatctagtacagctggtcattgggagtggtagtcgaccttacgagggctattgagtgtcgatagaggatcatccactctcggtatcatgagaggaatatcccatgtgttcttgctcagacaaatccctggccagggtcattcgggttgagagagaaagagttctccgggagaatccgattagagcgagactcgagtagaaaccgtatgggtctgacagcaccatgctcgatatacggtctctgggatattagatggatgagggactataggtacatggtaactgaggacagacaggtccaatggattggattcccctgtatcgtctggggactacggcgtagtggcctagtacttccgtagtcgatgagtcgagtgaattattacagagataataattcactgagttagaaggagttctgacaggtatgactcacggccagctcgatattgggcctagagggtcacacacatatggtaggcattgcgatgagtagaggttcggatatgagatatccgacggagcccttgtcttattggatgcagatccaatacccactagggaaaggacccattagggttttgacacgggatctctataaataggagggattcacagcctcataggctagagtctttgcttgcccttcctattctcctctccctctccacctcagagtaggtctggagttttgaggagcgtcgtcgcaaccctgctgtgtggatcaccgctagagaggaggacgcttgacctccttcaccctctcctaaggatctgcaaggaaacagggatatacgatctccctaggtaacacaatctctatacgcaattttgtgtttttgcggattttgtgcaccaatcttcgcacgacgatgaacatctttttgggaatcggggagttttgttttcttgttcttccgctgcgcatatgatgtcgccccccccctatgatttcccaacagcttgCCTAGAGtatcatcaagtatagttgtcaacgttgagccgtagctcaaactcagccatcccaacctttgtgcgctccacattcttccaagcttgcctgttctcgtggtgcctcttgcgcgaagggttggccattcctctgaatgccaatgtcagatgcccgctcctcggagcgactcttttccctacatctccatgctcgttttcccccaaacggtcgcgcgtgtgctaactgccctcaacgcagccccgctaggtcccccacgtttgcatgctaagtgtttctatgagtgcttgtcccgctcagataccatatgacacggacttagctggatttgcctaagtcgtgtggcacccttgcgtgtccgtccacacaggtcagcctccccgaagtctcccattgtcccttaggaccaacaaaagagagaacgcctcaatcgggatccacaagcaaacatgtccgaaaaacacttcatagacaatgcaaattacaaacagactttacaagctctgaacagtggcacaacaaagggtaaaatggttcattacagaccgaaaagctctcgcacgtgtccacatgacacaacttttatttacaagcataaagaggccaccaacccaactaaaatgggactattaagccttcagtcgCCCCTTTAcatactgtacaaggcatgaatatgccaaaagatacggacatacataagcattacatcaaacaccctgtttcaaagtttgtccgtgacactatgGCACTAGACTCTCGACACCACGTCATATATGTGGACGACATCAGTGAAGGCCCAGGAGTGGATCGCGATCCAATTCGTCGACCATCGCTAACTCCCTCTCGATGATGGCCAGCCAGCTTGCAGGAAAGCAAGAGGCCATGAGAGCGAAGGGAGATCAATGGCAATAAGGTCTAGGCACCGATAATGGACTCGAAGAGTGAAAGATAGAAAACTAAAGAGAATCGAGAGGATTGCTGTTGGGTAGAGAGAGGCTAGGATTGGGCCAAGCGAGACCGACAGACTTGCTGAGGGTGGAAGAAGAGCGACTCGATGGGATACTATCATTGGTAAAATTGATGATTTATGAAATGATTATTTTGTCCTTTGATAAGATTAATAATTCTACGGTGTCATTTATGAAATAAGAGGAGAGAACAACTCGATGGGTATAAAGTAAGTAAAAGAACCTACAGAAATCGAGGCGTCGTGCGGCGCGCAGTAGGCGACGCGATCCCTTCAGGTACCGCTGCCGACGACATCGTTGGCCGACCACTCTCTACTGCTGCTGCAGGCCGCCACCTCGCCGCTCCCGTAGGTACcgttctctcctctcctcctctctcctcctctctcctACTCTCtcgtcccttctcttcttctcccgttttctctcctctcttctcctcccctAACATTTGTCTGAAACCGAGTTCACGAATAATCACCTGATGCAACACAATTTTGTAGCAACAGCTTTCGGAACCACCAAAATCCCTCTGGTCGCCGGCCCAGTCGACCAACCTACGTCGAGATCACGCCGCCTCGGGTAATCTCcaactccctctttctttcttacCCTTCTTCTCACGATAGTTTTTGGGGACTGAGAGTCTTTGGCTTGTCGGATTTGCGATTCGGGCATATTGGTGGCTTCCAATGGTAACAAAGCCATCTATTAGATGTTGAGTAATTTGGATCTGTAATGGGAAAGGGTTATATTAGGTTTTGAAGATTCCCCTTCTTCTAGGGTTTGGTGATTGCATACTTTTGTTGCTTTCAGcgaaacaaaagaaaaatatcacCTTCCAAAAGATCAAATTTTTGATGCAGATGCTATTCTTTCCTCTCGAGATACATTGACCTTCGGAGCAGATGCTTCTTTGCTGCATTTTTTTTGCTCATATAGTCCTCTGGTATATGTGCTTTAAGCAGTGTTGCTCAATCACACAAAGTTGTGGTCTTTGTGGAACCCCACAAAGATTGCAGCTCTGTTTTGTTGGTCTGCAAAGGCGGCTAAATGCCATATTTGCGTTCCCAGGCGCGCCCGCCTGATTTAACTCAGGCTGGGCTGTGCCTGAATCGATCCCGAGTCTCCCCAATTTGGTCTCTCGTTCGATCGAACCAAGCCTCGGTGCACGGTGGCTGACTTCGTCTCCACCAGCGAGCTTTTGTTGTTGCGGCATTTTCCTCGGCaaacggcggcagcggcggcttaTTCCCCTCTTGgtatctctctcttctcctcctcctttgcaATCACACACACTCGCTTCTTGTGTCTCATCCTCTCCTCTgatccctcctccctcttcccaccTTGCCATGACACCATCCTCCCACTCCTTTCTCACCGTCGCAGCCCCTTTCCCCCTCCCACACTCCCACGTACTTCAGCCCCCTGTCCTAATGAACAATTGACCAAAAAAATTAGGAGTCTCCCACAGTCACCTTCTCTTActctaatattttaatatttttattaacatAACTGTGAATTTTATATCCGTTAGTACTAATATAATCttttcatcaatcatgatatataatttttaaattataccaTTTGAAAGTACTCcataagcttagagaattggatatttaaattataatattcaggAGCGCTTTGCATATTTGGGCTTCATCTTGGCGCTAAGCGCCTTTGACTACATTGCCCTAGGATTACCAATGCTTTCGAAGATCGTTGGGTGCACAAGTTTTCATCTCTCTAATAGATTTCTGTCTTTCTTTTTGGAAGGTGAAACAAAGTTGAGAAGTAATAGGCTGCAGGAACATCTCCAAGATGAGGTGAGGATATTAACTAGGAAGATGACATGGCTTCTCGGACAAAGCTCTCTGGCTTGCAAAGGCAGGTGTTAGGGCTATACAGGGAGTTTCTTCGGGCAGCTCGTCTGAAGGAACCAGAAGAGCGTTTAAGGATTGAATCTATTGTCTCAGCTGAGTTTCGCCAGAATGCGATGAATGTCGACCGCAAGAATTTCCTATACATCGAGTATTTACTCCGTCGAGGCAAGAAGCAGCTTGAGCAACTGAAGAGC
This genomic stretch from Musa acuminata AAA Group cultivar baxijiao chromosome BXJ3-9, Cavendish_Baxijiao_AAA, whole genome shotgun sequence harbors:
- the LOC135586041 gene encoding succinate dehydrogenase assembly factor 1, mitochondrial, with amino-acid sequence MASRTKLSGLQRQVLGLYREFLRAARLKEPEERLRIESIVSAEFRQNAMNVDRKNFLYIEYLLRRGKKQLEQLKSPDTMRLSTLEVGKTPQLLF